The Panicum virgatum strain AP13 chromosome 6K, P.virgatum_v5, whole genome shotgun sequence nucleotide sequence GTTGCTTGTTCTTTTCCGCTTCATTGGTGCCAAAGACAGGTCCGAAGCATTGTTAGAAACATCCGTCAGTGGCCGCCGCCGATCCATTGGTGCACGAACATGCACCACTTACGTTCTCCTCGCTCCTGACGAAACGGCGATATTTCTCTACCCTCGAGGATGGCTCGGCGGCGCGTAGAGGATCGGGGTGTTGGCGGCttcggcggcgcggctgcgttGCTTCGGCGGCTCGTAGAGgatcgggccggcggcgcggcaacgAGGGGTGGTGGCGCGTAGAACCTGCAAGTTGAGAATTATTGATGAAACCACATTGAGCATTACCGAGTACACTGATATTTGTGATGTCCCAAAATGGCAACCTCCCCATCTTTCCATCATTCGGATCCATGTCTGAGAAGATGAACCAACAAATATATGAACCAAACCCGTGTAACAATTTCTACATCTCACAACTTTGTAATTTTGTCTATATATTTAAGAATGAAATTACCATTGCCCCAATTTTGAGATTCCACCAGGAGCAAAGAGGATTAAATAAACTAAAAGATAAAAGAGTatattaaaagaaaaattttacaaattggGCAACAATAAATCTACTCTTATTTCCAGGAAATAAGAACTAAGCTGTTATGTGCAAAGAGTAAACTGTCATAGATAGGATAATCTATCTGCCCAAGAAAGAGTAAACTGCCCCTGTCCGGCTCCCTTCACCTTTCACCCCTTGTGCTCATGAAACTGATTCATAAAAAGCTTTGCTTTTTGCAAATAAAGGTTTGCTGCTATAGATCATGAAACTAAATCATGAAACACATGAACGAGCATGCATAACTCACGCCGTTAGGGTTAGGTGCTCTCACTAAAAGCAGCCAGAAGCAGCCACGAAGATTAGCCCAGCACAAATGGTGTCGTAGTAGATAGAACGTACCTGTGTTCGGTATCAGACACGACGTCAACACCCACACCCCCTGAGGCTCAGTAGTCAGTACCGCTGAAGAACACCAGGCAAGGCAGCGGCGAACGAACTGCAACACCGGCGCACGATCGAAGCTGTGAAACAACCTGGAAAAGGGATAGGGTACGATCGAACTGCGGCCACACGAGCTGGACCTGGACGTGGCGAGCACGGCGTGGTCGATCTGAGTCGTtggccgcgcggcgcggcgcggcgaggcgaggaCTGCGGCGTCAGCGAGAACGGCAGCCGCGACTCGCGGCGGAGGCGTGGACCGCCGCATCGACCCAAGGCGGAGGGCAGCGGAATCGAACCGAGGCGGCACCCGCGAGGTGCGACGCGGCGTCCGCTCGAAGGGCAGCCGCGGCTCGCGGCGGACCGCCGCGGACGCTGGCGTGACGAGCACTGGCGCGGCCGCGCAAGGTCTGCGGTCTGATTGGCGTAGAGGCCACCACCGCCACGGACGCTGGCGTGACGAGAAGCGGCGCGGCAACGCAGGGTACGCAGCCTGATTGGCTCGCCAAAATTTCGCGTCATAGATCGCGGGCGGCAACgctgggtgggggtgggggggcctCACACAGGGGCTGCGTAGATCGCGGGCGGGTACGCGCGGGGGGTAGGGCGGCGTAGGGTGAGAAAAAATGGCCCAAAGGCTGGGAAACATTTTAGAAACActcatttttttccttgttTTTCTAGATTTCCTTGTCCATGTTCCTTTCAGGTGGGGACAGTGAGGGGGATGTGAGAGGTGGGTAGTAatttttttggtggatggtgacTTTAAAATTTAAggttctttatagtatagaactAGTAGGGTGCACATGCGTGCCGCACGTGTTTGAAGAACAATGTTGCGAGAAAActttaaaaaactaattatatggTGAAATTAAGCAATGAGATTTTAGTAgtagttaaaaataaaaatatatattatttctAATATAAAAAATACCATGCTTCAATTATTAATGGTGATAATTGGGCAATCAGTTGGTTCATCTACTGATTGCCATTCTGATGATTAGCCACACAAGATTTTGAAACCAAAACTATCAATTTTAATACCAACATTTTTTTCATAAAGTGTAAAGACAGGCATGATGGGGCTGAATATCAGAGCAGTCTTAGTAGGCATGACATCAGCAATTATTACAAGATCTTATGTTATCAATTATAACAATGAAGTAGTATAGATCTAAAGAAAAGATCAAACATTCGTAGTGACCATTTTTTATCGCCCAGATCATTCAAATGATGTACCCATGGCAACACCTTGTCGTATGAGATGCACACCCACCGAGATTTGATAATGATCGGCCAACTCGTAGGCTGCAAAGTTTGGGCATAATTAAGTTAGAAAGCTTCATCAAACCATAATATTATAACCATTATCAAAAAGGCAGACAACTTGCCTCCTAATATTATACTTGTAGCACATCCCTGTACACGATGTTTTTAGTTCTTTTCCTGGTTGGGTCCAAATCTTCATTAGGCTTTGACAAGACCCATGTTGTGTTGCGTGATACACCTCTAGACAAAGCTAACATATAGTTGTCCATGCGATAGTTCCCCTGTGCTTTGTTGATCGCCATTGCAGAACTTAATCTAATTGGAAATTATTTCCTCTTAAATCTGAATGGAAGTGTAATATCCTCTGACGGAGATAGCGGGATCCTTGGTATAAAAACCCTTTCCCCAGAATGTTGGCCATTGACAAATTCAGCATCAATTGCATTATCCTCAAAACCCCTCACCACCAGACGAGTTCCATTGCAAAGGCCGCTGTGAGGATCTAGATTACGAAGCAAAATTATAGGACAATTCTTCTTGACCCTGAGTTCATGAGGAGGCAATCCATTTGGTGTAATTGAGTTAAGAAAATCAACCGGGTAAATATTCTGCAAATCGTCATCAACACAGTCAAACCTGTAGTACACCTTTTCTTCACCTGGGAACATATCAATCATCCTTGCATTAAGCCGGTCTACATAGTCATTCCTAGTTGAGAGGATAGCACGCTCACGCATGTACCCAGCATTGTTATAGTTAACCTTAAGATCTAGAAACACGTGTTCAATGAGGATGTCAATTGACTGCTCAGATTCATATTCGATCACTATGTCATTAGGAAGTTGAACATAGTCATTTCTGTACGTTTCCTCAGTCCCATTACCGATCCTTAATAAGAACTCCGCGTACCACTTGTCATTTTGTGCTCTCATGTTTTGCTTAAGACGGATCTTGATAACCTTTTCCCATATGTACGAACACAGAAGGGTTGCATCAGTTATCTGAGCCCTTGTTCCATGCGGAACAACAGGAAGGACCTGCTGAAAGTCACCTCCGAACACCATCACTTTACCACCAAAAGGTTCTGATGATTCCATTATATCTTGCAATGACCTATCAAGAGTTTCAACTGCTTCCCTTCGTGTCATAGCAACTTCGTCCCAAATTATCATAGCTGCTTTACGTAGCAACACGCTGTCCCACTTTGTTTTGTAAAATTGCATATTGAGTTATCACCAAGTTTAATTGGAATCTTGAACCTTGAATGTGCTGTACGACCACCGGGCATGATAGAAGCTGCAATGCCAGATGTTGCAGTTGCAACTGCAATGAGATTCATTGACCGCACTTTAGCCAGCAATGCTCTATAGAGATATGTCTTGCCGGTTCCACTAGGACGATCAACAAAGAAGACCTGACCTTTACCACTATTAACATGAGCCATAATTTGATCGAAACCTGCCTTTTGTTCTGCATTTAAACTGTCTACAAGTGCCAAATCTACCTCATCAAAACCAATTTTCTGCTCCTCAGTTAGCTCCCTAAAGTAATCTCTTGATGCAAAATCTATTAATTCAGAACACATAGCAGttagcaaaacaaaaaaaaaatcatgtctTGCAAAGCAAATAGAATAACATAATTATGATTGAAATAACCATTCACAAATCACCGAACCAATAATTATTATATAGCGAtgtatatataataaaataccATATAATTTTATAAACTTAAATAACGCTCTATGTATGAAGCTATTACCTGACTCATCCAGATCA carries:
- the LOC120713441 gene encoding ATP-dependent DNA helicase PIF1-like; this encodes MVLRNIADIIGSMGKDIRAYGLPDLDESDFASRDYFRELTEEQKIGFDEVDLALVDSLNAEQKAGFDQIMAHVNSGKGQVFFVDRPSGTGKTYLYRALLAKVRSMNLIAVATATSGIAASIMPGGRTAHSRFKIPIKLVAMTRREAVETLDRSLQDIMESSEPFGGKVMVFGGDFQQVLPVVPHGTRAQITDATLLCSYIWEKVIKIRLKQNMRAQNDKWYAEFLLRIGNGTEETYRNDYVQLPNDIVIEYESEQSIDILIEHVFLDLKVNYNNAGYMRERAILSTRNDYVDRLNARMIDMFPGEEKVYYRFDCVDDDLQNIYPVDFLNSITPNGLPPHELRVKKNCPIILLRNLDPHSGLCNGTRLVVRGFEDNAIDAEFVNGQHSGERVFIPRIPLSPSEDITLPFRFKRK